A stretch of DNA from Lawsonibacter asaccharolyticus:
AAAATTATTAGATGGGGAAGATATTATTTGTCCTGTATGCAACTCAAATATTACTGACTTTATTTCTTCAGCATTAAAGGTTGGAATTGCGGAAAGTGATATAAACACTGAACTTGCCAGTCTGAAGGCCGATTTGCTGAATACTGATAGAAAAATTGCGCTTGCTAAGCCTAAATTAGATGAATTACATCAAGAAATTATGTTGATTGAGCAGCAACGAGAAAATGTTAAGATTACACGTGCCATTATTGTTTGGAATGAAGAGTTGTTGGTTGCAAAGAAAAATTTTGCTGAAATACAGTTGCAGATAGATTCCCTTGAGGCATCAATAAAAGGATACTCAGAGGAAATGAGAAACTATAACGAAAAAAAGCAATCAGCTGATAAAAGTTATCGATCTGCATTTGTCACACTGCTAAATGCAACCAATATCAGTACAGATGGACTCGACATTAGCAGTTTGAATTTATATGATTCTCTACATTTAAGTGGAAGCGAAATTCCTCGGGTAGCAATTTCGCGGTTCTTTTCCTTATTAGAAAGTAAAACTGCTGACAGTATTGTTATGCCTATTATCTTCGACTTTCCAAATTTGGATATGACCGAGGAAAACCTAACAAAATGTTTTCAAGTAATGTGCGAAAAAATTTCTGATACAAAAACTTATCCTCAAAGCTTTATATTCTCTATCAATTGTGAAGAACGAATATCTAAGGCCGGTGCCTCATTAGAGAAAATCAATATTATTGATATAGAGAGTCTTCCCATGGATGATTCCGCAAATCCAAAGCTATTATGCAAACACGATTATAGTGCTTACTCAAAAGAAATTAGTGAGATGATTAATTCTTAAATAGCATATATCCATTCTTCTCCCCCCAAAACTCCGAACTTGCATTTCGGCATTTTTTGTATGTTCAATTATTGCCGGCCAAGTTCTTTCCGCACCTCATTGTAGTATCTATACACCGTATTCTTATCTACCCCCACCTCTCTTGCAATAAGGCTCTTGCTGGTGACCTCCGGGTGCTCCCGCATATAGGCGGCAATGGCTTTCTTCTTCTCACTGATTCCGTCCGGGATAGCCTCCAGGTCTCCGCTTTCTTTGATGGCCTTAATCTCCGCCCTCATCTGCTCGATCAGCCCAGGCAGGAGCGCCTCACATTCCTCCCGCGTTTTGGCGTACACATTGCGGGAGTGCTTCTTGCCGTCCGGCCACATAGGGGAGTAACGGCCCTCCCAGCAGTTCTCGCTGATCTGGGTGATGCAGCCGGTGCCGGGCTTCCGTTTCCTTCCTACATAGGGCTGGAATGTGGTCATGGCTTGTTTCTCTTGCGGCTCCGCAGGTGATTCCTGCGGAGCCGCTTTTCCTATTTTCTGGTCGATCTTTGCCGCAGCCTCGGACCGCATCGGGTTGGTGATGTGAGTGTAGATGTCCAGCGTAGTGGCCGCCGACACGTGGCCCAGCATGGCGGAGAGGGTCTTCACATCCATCCCGTTTCCCAGAGCGATGGTGGCAAATGTGGTAAGCGTCAAGTAAAGTGACGGGTAGACAGACATGAGAGAATAGTGGTGGAACGTTTTGAGACGTTCCGGCACTATTAACTATTAGGCGGTGTATCCGGATGACGAGCAATGAACTGAAGCACCAGGCAAAGGTTCAGAAATGGGGATTGGCAATACAGGACTGCCGGAGCAGCGGGCTGTCAGTGCGGGAGTGGTGCCGCCAGCGGGGCATCACGCCAACAACATATTACCGATGGGAAAGAGAGGTTCTGTCCGGTATAGGTAGGAAAGACGCCGAGGGACGTTCTGGGGGCACATTTGTAGAACTGCCAGCACCGCAACCATTGCGAAATAATTCGGAACGTACCGCTACACTCAACATCGGGAGTAGCAGCATTGATCTGTATCAGGAAATGGGGCCGGAATTGCTGCGGACTCTGGTGGAGCTGCTGAGACAATGCTGAACGATTTTACCGGAGCAGACAAGGTCTACATCGCCTGTGGATATACAGATCTGCGCAAAGGGATCGATGGTTTGGCCACGATGGTACAGCAGCAGTTTGAACTGGACCCATTCACCAACACACTGTTTCTGTTCTGCGGGCGAAAGCGGGACCGAATAAAAGGGCTGTACTGGGAACGGGATGGCTTCATCCTCCTCTACAAGAGGCTGGAGCAGGGAGCGTACCAGTGGCCGAGGTCCGAAGTTGAGGTGAAGATGCTGACGCCGCAGCAGTACCGCTGGCTGATGGAAGGGCTGAAGATCGAACAGCCCAAAGCGCACAAAGCAGTGACTGGCCTGAGTATGGTATAGCATTGAAAATTGGATGCTATTTTCTCGCAAACCATTGAAAGAACTGGTATTTCAAGGGTTTTTATGTTATAATAAAGATATGAAAAACGAAGTGAACATTACCACAAGCAGCACAGAAATGATGACCATTTCCCGTGCGGAATATGAGTCTCTAAAGGCGGAACGAGACGAACTGAACCAGAAGCTGGACTGGCTGATGGAACAGGTGCGTCTTGCCAAAAAGAAGGTCTATGGGACATCCTCCGAGCAGACGAAGGAGGAGTTGGTTGGCCAGCTGAGTTTCATGTTTGATGAGACGGAAGCATGGCTGTCTACCAGGAGGACTGCCACGAGGGAAACCAGGGTTGCCGCTCATACCCGGCAGAAGCGATCCTCCCGTGTGGAGGAGGTTCTGCCTGAGAACATCCCTGTTGAGGTGGTGGAGCACCGCGTCCCGGAGTCTGAACGTAACTGTCCTGAATGCGGTACGCTCATGACAGAGATTGGGACCGAGGTGCGCCGTACTCTGGTAATGGTCCCTGCCCAGGTGAAGATCCGGGAAGATGTTTATTTTACATACGCCTGCCAGAACTGCAAGCAGACAGGGACGGAAACACCTATCCTGAAAGCCCCCAAAGAGCCTCCCCTGATTTCGGGCAGCTATGCCTCCCCGGAGGCTGTGGCCCATATCATGGTGCAGAAGTTTGTGATGTACGCTCCGCTGTACCGGCAGGAACAGGAATGGAATCGTGCTGGGGTGATGCTCTCCCGCAGACGATGAGCAACTGGGTGCTGCGGGTGGCGGAGGACTGGCTGCGGCCCATCTATGACCACTTGCACCGGCAGTTGCTTCAGCGCGAGGTTCTCCATGCGGATGAAACAACCTTGCAGGTGCTGAAGTTGGAAGGGCAGACAGCCAGGAGCAAGTGCTATATGTGGCTGTACCGGACTGGCGGAGACGCCGAGCATCCCATAGTTCTGTATGAGTACCAGCAGAACCGGAAGGCGGAGAATGCCGAAGCATTCCTCAAGGGCTTTACGGGCTGGCTCCATGCGGATGGGTATTCCGGCTACCACCGATTGCCGGAGAACATCCGGGTGGTTGGCTGCTGGGCGCATCTGCGGCGAAAGTTTGACGAGGCGGTGAACGCCTTGCCAAAAGAGCAGCAGGTTGGCTGCACGGCGTTGGAGGGACTGCAATACTGTAATATTCTTTTCGCCATTGAAAAGGAACTAGCGGATCTGCCGCCGGAAGAACGTTATATCCAGCGTCTGGCTCGGTCCAAGCCGGTGATGGACGCTTTGTTGGCATGGGCGGAAACGAAGACCGCCCCGCCCAAGTCCTCTTTGGAAAGGCGCTGTACTATCTGCGGGAGCAGTGGCCATATCTGAAACGCTTTTTAGAGGACGGGCGTCTGGAAATAAGCACAACCGGGCGGAGCGGAGCATTAACCCTTTGTGATGGGGCGGAAGAACTGGCTGTTCGCCAATACGGAGGCGGTGCTCAGAGCAGCGCCATTGTTTACAGTCTGATTGAAACGGCCAGGGAGATAACCTTGATCCATACCGATATTTGGTTCATGTGTTTTCCAAGGCACCCGGACTGGCAGTTACCGACAAGAACTGGGCCGCAAAGCTGCTCCCGGAAAATATTCCCCCAGAATGTTGTATTACAAAGAAATAGAATATATTTGTGAAAGCGGGATTGCCATTGTAAGCCCGCTTTTGCTTTTTCCAATAGGATTATTGGCACCGCGGTGTGGAAAAACAAGGAAGTTTTGTCCTGTTTTATCCCATGTCGTCTATCTGTCTGATCTTGTCATATTATGGAACTATCTTATGAAAGGTGGTTCTTTTATGGCAAACACAGAAATTTTCCTGCGCAATATTTTTGGTACAACTCGTCCGAATATTCGTCCACTCGTTCTTGCTCTAAACATTACCAATGACCTCTTATTTGAACAGCATATCTCCATGTCCGATATTAAAGCAACGAAACATATTTACCCCGATGTTGCCAGACTGCTTCATAAAAAGCCTGAAACTGTGTACAAGAGCGTGATACGCTTGGCGCATCGCTGCTGGGATGCACTTGTGGAACAAGATTTGGTTCTTTCTTATCTGGGACGCTCTATGAAGCAGGAACCAGATCCCAGCGTTTTATTACCTATCTAGCTGTCTACATTCAATCCGATATCCCGTTTTTTGAATTCATTGAGCGTGACCCTGGTTTCTTTTCCGAGACTCGCCTGACATATTCGGAATGTCTGATATTCCGCCTGAATCGACTACAAAGTTGCTGCTGCGCAACAAACCGCTCCTGGTTTCTCAAGCAATGGCTTTTACATCCCCGGCCGGATTGACCACATTTCCTGTCTGTCCCGCGTGTATGGCCACTTTGGAACGTGAAGGCCAGAACTTTTGTGACCATTGCGGACAACGCCTGGATTGGCGTTGGTACAAGCACGCCCAGATCATCTACCCCGGGCAAAAATCAGCACTCAATATTCTTGACAAGGATGATGTTCTAATCTCCACTTAAAAGGGATTGAAATATTTAATAAAGTCTTTAGAAACCATATAAGGAGATGATACGATGGTTGCCTCCTCAGCCATTTGTGATCTATTATACCAGCTTGGAATATCCGCTATTACAAGGATTTCTCCATACCGCTTATGCAGTATCTTTGTGCGTGGAACAGCAAGACAGGCTTTTGTTGGTGACAAAGTGGCTGTATCCCGATGTCGCCAGGAAGTATGGGACGAACTGGAAGGCGGTGGAACGAAATATTCGAACTGTATCTACTATTGCCTGGAAGCACAATCTCCCCTTGTTGGAATCTCTTTCCCATAGACACCTTGACAGGCGCTTGCGTTCCGCTGAATTTCTTGCTGTACTTTTCCATGCAGTCTGCTCTGACGAATTTGAGCGCCCTGCTTAAATTGTAGTCTCAAAATTTTTATTGCTTCCAGAAGCAAAGAATGAGAGCAGACAAAGTATTGGCTGCTCTCGTTCTTTTTATCTCATATTATATTTGACGCTTACTAAGCATGTCCCCCCTTCTTCTGATTTTGCTATTTCCAATTTCTAGAACATGCTACTACTCCAGATAAATATAGAATGGCGCATACAGTATCCGAAGCCCCTCCTCGGAAATAAAACAGGTCAAATTTTCGTAAGAACTCAATTATTATTGCTCCGAGCAAAATGGTTACAGAAAAGATAGCAACCTTTTTAATAGTTGATTTAATTACTGTCTTCAAATTAGTTCCCATCAGGACACATCACTAGATGTGCAGGTAATTGTCCGGTCTAAAGAGATTTCTTCTTGTGCGGTCAAGAGCGAATCAAGCGTATATCCAGCATAAAGATTAAGTTTGACGCTGGACTTGTTGTAAGAACAAACAAAGGTTGCAGCTGGTTCAAACCGACAATTATCTTTCTGCGCATCTTTTTCAAGCGCTAACTCCCAAATTGCATCTGTGGAAGTACACTGAGTTGAGATTTCCGTGTCATAAATATTGCGAGTATAGGATTTTGAATGTCCAAAGGATATATTATCTAAACTCACACCAACGCTGACTTCATAGGTCTCAGTGCCAATGTAATATCCTACTGGGACCGTAGTCATCCAAGGTCACACTGGTAGTTACGGTACCAGTTCTACCGTCATTTCTTCCCCTTCGTACTTACTCTCGTATTGGTAATTATCATCATGCAGTACCGCCCAGGAATCCCATTAATGTCACAGAACACTAAATAGTAATCTTCTTTGTCATAGTTCTGCACAGTATAGAATTCATAATCGGCTACCAGTTTTCCTTTTGGAGTCTTGTATATGTGTAGGACTTACTTCCCAAGTATTCACCCTCTTCATCGCTGGCCATAGGACGAAGGGACTGGTCATTTTGATTGATGTCTTTCGACATAATCTGGGCAACCGTTTCGTCAATCAAAGCATCGTAGTCTTGGTATCATCATATCCGACGTTGATTGTGTGGGTTGAAATCGTATTATTGCGATCTAAGTAATATATGGTTGCAATATCCTCCCCGGTCCGATAGACGAGTTAGACATCATACTAGAGCTTGGCTCTGTACTGTCTTGGGCTGCAAGGTCAAAATAGCGATCTAAAACAGTTGTAGATGATCCGTTATCGTTTCGATAACAATAATCCCGTTTTTAGCTAGGAACCTTTTTAGCAGCGCAGGACTGTCAAGATCAGTCACTACACTATAGTTGAAGGCGTAAGCGTCAAAACACAGTTATCCTCACCTGATACGGATTGAATCTCCTCTATCGATACTTCGATATAGTCTGGATTGTTTAGTGACTCGCTAGAAAATGCAAGTGTAGCAGTGGTCAACAACGCTATGGCACAAATAACGGCCGCAATATTTTTTAACATACAACTCACTCCTTATAAGTAATTCAAATCAGATCTTGCATCTCAATCACTCGCTTTAGTTTGCAATCCCAGTAGTAACCTTAGTCTCATTATAATAGCGCCAAGACAGTTCATAGGAGGAAGTAAAGGTGACAGATTTTCGATCAGTGCTAATAGTGTATTGATCCTTTAATTCTTTGCTCTCCACATCAAAGTAAAGCAAATGGAGTCAGGCGACATTGAGGAATTTGCATTGGTAATTTATCAAAAATATAATCACCACTTGAATTTACCTTTGCAGTCCAATCAAATTCAATTGTTTGAGTCCAGTCAAAATCTGTAAGTGTACCCACTCCGCCAATCTCCACCCAGAGCACAGTGAAATCCCCATATAGTGCCCGGACATAACTTCACTATCCGCGTATGTAATTATAGAATTGGATAAAAGATCCGAAAATGTTACATCGATAGAATCTACATATCCGAGAGTGTCTATCCCCACAACAGACTGCGAAGAAGCATCTGTGTTTTTGCAAATGGCACTGATTCCTGAAAGCAAATGTTATGATTTATCCATCATCAGACTAATGGATTGCATAAAGTGAAATCAAAGAACTTTATATTTTTACGGAGTCGGCGTGCCAACGATCTCATATTCTCCCACCACAGTCACACCGTCCGACTCATAGACCGGAATCATCCGGCCTCCCTGCCACTTCTCCAGATAGGCAGGCACTTCTTCCGGCGTCTTGGGAATCTCCAGGTCGCTCACACGATAGTAGCCGGACGCCCCGTTGGTGGCGTTCACCGCCACCAGATCAGGCAGGTATCCCAGGCGGGAGCGGACCATAGGTCTCGCCATTCTCGTTCACAGCATAGGCAATCCCATCCCTCTCGTTTTCAATCATGCGGAAGTATTCCTCGGAGATCACGATCTGGTACTGGTCCACCACATTGCCCTCCAGGTCATACATGGGGACCAGCCAGCCCTCCTGACCGTTGCGGGCCATCTCCAGCACCGTCTCACGGTACTCAGCAGCCTCTTCTGGAGTGTTGGCGCTGGGCAGGAAATCCTCTGCCTTGACATAGCCCTCGGTGCCATTTACGCCCAGAGCAGCCACCAGATTGGGCATCTCGCCCACCAGATTGGTCAGCAGATAGGAGCCATAGGACTCACCGGCGGTGGTCACGGGATAGCTGCCGTCCGGCTCCAGGGTCTCAGCGGCCAACGCCTGAGTGGCGGCAGCAGCCCGGGAGCCGCCGTAGGTATCGGTGTCCGGCGTGGAATAAGAATTGTATTTGGAACCATTTCGGACATACACGGTCCCGGTAGCATAGACCACGTCAGAGGTCGTCTTCGAGCTTGTTGTAGAGGAGGCAAAGGTATCTCCAGACCCGTTGTAGAAGGTTGTGGAGGTGGCGAGCGGCTTGTTTCTGCGTCTCGCTGTAAAGGACACCCTGGGCCCCCACGGTGTTTGCGCTCATCTTTTCGACATCCGCATTTGCAGTCCAGGCGCTGGCTCTGAACGTGCGGCTGGAATCAGGATAGAGACAGCTCCAGTAGTCGTAGGTCAATCCGCCGGTGGTGACAGAATCACACATCGGACTTGATCTCATACGAGGCTGCCTGGGAGGGCAGGATACCCACCAGGAGCGCCGCGCACAGGAGGGCAGACAGCGAACCGGTAATCTTTTCATCTGTTTCATGGGGTTCTCCTTTCCATAATAGCGGCAAAGGGCAGCCCCTTTGTCAATCCTATTCCAGGGCAAATCTCGGCGCCGATTTTGTCCTTCATCTTCTTTATGTCGCCAGTGCAGGATTTTGTTGCACTGATTTTTAAATTTTCCCAATTTTTTTGC
This window harbors:
- a CDS encoding DNA helicase, with product MLKNIAAVICAIALLTTATLAFSSESLNNPDYIEVSIEEIQSVSGEDNCVLTLTPSTIV
- a CDS encoding transposase IS66 codes for the protein MMTISRAEYESLKAERDELNQKLDWLMEQVRLAKKKVYGTSSEQTKEELVGQLSFMFDETEAWLSTRRTATRETRVAAHTRQKRSSRVEEVLPENIPVEVVEHRVPESERNCPECGTLMTEIGTEVRRTLVMVPAQVKIREDVYFTYACQNCKQTGTETPILKAPKEPPLISGSYASPEAVAHIMVQKFVMYAPLYRQEQEWNRAGVMLSRRR
- a CDS encoding site-specific recombinase phage integrase; its protein translation is MSVYPSLYLTLTTFATIALGNGMDVKTLSAMLGHVSAATTLDIYTHITNPMRSEAAAKIDQKIGKAAPQESPAEPQEKQAMTTFQPYVGRKRKPGTGCITQISENCWEGRYSPMWPDGKKHSRNVYAKTREECEALLPGLIEQMRAEIKAIKESGDLEAIPDGISEKKKAIAAYMREHPEVTSKSLIAREVGVDKNTVYRYYNEVRKELGRQ
- a CDS encoding IS66 Orf2 family protein; this encodes MLNDFTGADKVYIACGYTDLRKGIDGLATMVQQQFELDPFTNTLFLFCGRKRDRIKGLYWERDGFILLYKRLEQGAYQWPRSEVEVKMLTPQQYRWLMEGLKIEQPKAHKAVTGLSMV